One region of Candidatus Methylomirabilota bacterium genomic DNA includes:
- a CDS encoding tetratricopeptide repeat protein, whose amino-acid sequence MKTWVASLALLTAAATAADEAALLAQLRTGPAVERRAAAARLAEIGTAAATGELAKALRDADAEVRGAAQAALWAIWQRSGDPDVDILLQRGIALMDEGRYLDAATVFGEVIDRAPAFAEGWNKRATVYYLMGEYDRSLADCEEVMRRNPIHFGALSGFGLIYLQKGDLERAAEYFERALAVNPNLGQVEAVLDQLREVLKQRRRRAI is encoded by the coding sequence ATGAAGACCTGGGTCGCGTCCCTGGCCCTCCTGACGGCGGCGGCGACGGCCGCCGACGAGGCGGCGCTCCTGGCTCAGCTCAGGACCGGTCCGGCGGTCGAGCGGCGCGCGGCGGCGGCGCGCCTGGCCGAGATCGGGACGGCGGCCGCCACCGGGGAGCTGGCCAAGGCCCTCCGCGACGCCGATGCCGAGGTCCGGGGCGCGGCCCAGGCCGCCCTGTGGGCAATCTGGCAGCGCTCCGGAGACCCCGACGTGGATATCCTGCTCCAGCGGGGCATCGCCCTCATGGACGAGGGACGGTACCTCGACGCCGCCACCGTCTTCGGCGAGGTGATCGACCGCGCCCCGGCGTTCGCCGAAGGCTGGAACAAGCGCGCGACCGTCTATTACCTCATGGGCGAGTACGACCGCTCGCTGGCCGACTGCGAGGAGGTCATGCGGCGGAATCCCATCCATTTCGGCGCCCTGTCGGGCTTCGGCCTGATCTACCTCCAGAAGGGCGACCTCGAGCGCGCGGCTGAGTACTTCGAGCGGGCGCTCGCGGTGAACCCGAACCTCGGGCAGGTCGAGGCCGTGCTGGACCAGCTCCGCGAGGTGTTGAAGCAGCGGCGGCGCCGGGCGATTTGA